The following proteins are encoded in a genomic region of Pelecanus crispus isolate bPelCri1 chromosome 26, bPelCri1.pri, whole genome shotgun sequence:
- the ENDOU gene encoding uridylate-specific endoribonuclease: protein MKTWILLVGAGISLGCVSGNMYTAPDSCKGRCEEPYSEEDECHCNAECERYHNCCEDYYTHCRPEGFSSSRDAITDEDLLHISEQLYKADHNKARPSDIAINPQYQASPDETGHGEDRSPQPLYKYVNEDLFSKPTYASFIKLLDNYQRVTGREEDVTAEELREQDNFLKEVMKTELMKKLFAFLHKKNRYGSQQEFVADLKEMWFGLYSRGDGEQDSSGFEHVFSGEVKKGKVSGFHNWIRFYLLEKQGIVNYFSHNFNGPWDTYPDVLGLQFSWDGFYKEVGAAFIGSSPEFEFGLYTLCFIARPGRACHLSLGGYSLSIQTYTWTKSTYGNGKKYIATAYVISP, encoded by the exons ACATGTACACGGCCCCCGACTCCTGCAAGGGACGCTGCGAGGAGCCCTACAGCGAGGAGGATGAGTGCCACTGCAACGCCGAGTGCGAGAGGTACCACAACTGCTGCGAGGATTACTACACGCACTGCCGACCCG AGGGTTTCTCCAGCAGCCGGGATGCCATCACCGACGAGGACCTCCTGCACATCTCGGAGCAGCTTTACAAGGCGGATCACAACAAAGCCCGGCCGAGCGACATTGCCATTAACCCCCAGTACCAGGCCTCCCCTGATGAGACGGGTCACGGGGAGGACCGCTCCCCGCAGCC GCTCTACAAATACGTCAACGAAGACCTCTTCTCCAAACCCACCTACGCAAGCTTCATTAAACTGCTGGACAACTACCAGAGGGTgactggcagggaggaggatgtGACGGCGGAGGAGCTGAGGGAGCAGGACAACTTCCTCAAGGAGGTGATGAAAACCGAGCTCATGAAGAAACTCTTCGCcttcctccacaaaaaaa ACCGCTACGGCTCCCAGCAGGAGTTTGTCGCCGATTTGAAGGAGATGTGGTTTGGCCTCTACTCCAGAGGTGACGGCGAGCAGGACTCCAGCGGCTTCGAGCACGTCTTCTCAG GGGAGGTGAAAAAGGGGAAGGTGTCTGGATTTCACAACTGGATTCGCTTCTACCTTCTTGAAAAGCAGGGCATCGTCAACTACTTCAGCCACAACTTCAATGGGCCG TGGGACACCTACCCCGacgtgctggggctgcagttcAGCTGGGACGGCTTTTACAAGGAGGTGGGTGCTGCCTTCATCGGCTCCAGCCCGGAGTTCGAGTTTGGCCTGTACACGCTGTGCTTCATCGCGCGTCCTGGGAGGGC ATGTCACCTGAGCCTGGGCGGCTACAGCCTCAGCATCCAGACCTACACCTGGACCAAGTCCACGTATGGCAACGGCAAGAAGTACATCGCCACCGCCTACGTGATCTCGCCCtga